TTAGGTCGTCCAGCGCCGCCAGCAGTTCTGCCTTATCGTTGAGCCTCGCCGCCAGAATCGCGACCTTGGCGGTCTTGCGGACGCTCTCGATCTTCAGCCTCTCGAACTCTTCCCGCGAGCGGCTTCTTCTCAACGCCAGGCCGGTTTTGATCAGCTCCCCTTTCTCCTTCTCCAGCTCCGCCAGGGATTCGAGGGCCTGGAGGAACTCCTTGATGCTCTGGTAGCGCTCCTCCTTCTTCTTCGCGAGCAGGCGCTCGAACATTCCGTCGAACTTCTTGAGCTCTTCCTTAATCTCGGAGACGGGCTTCGGCTTTGTGTAGAGGATTTTGCCGACGAGAGCACCGGGGGAGGTGGCCTTATACGGAAGCTCGCCGGTGAGGAGTTCGTAGAAGATTAAGCCCAGCTGGTAGATGTCGGTTCTTCCGTCTGGCTCGCCGTAGGTCTCCTCATCGAGCTGCTCCGGGGCCGCGTAGAGAGGGGAGTATCCGTAGTGCATGCTCAGCGAGCTCCTCGCGCTTATCTTGGCTAAACCCCAATCCGTTATCTTGGGTGTCAGGTCGGCCTTGAGGAGAACGTTGAGCGGCTTCAGGTCGAGGTGGTAGATGCCCTTTGAGTGTGCGTGGGCTAAACCCTCGGCGATGCCCGTGATTAGTTTAATTGCCACCCTCTCGGGAACGGGCTTCGGATAAGCTCCGAGGTCTCTGAAAAGCTCTCCATCGACCTCAACGCCCTCAACGAACTCCATTTCAATGTAGGGGAGAGGATAGACATTTGCTTCGTAGAGGGTCACTATGTTTGGATGATTGAGCTGATACCACGACGCCACCTCTTTAATGAAGAACTTGCCCGTCTTCTCGTCTATCCTCGGTATCTTGAGGGCGACGATTTTTCCGTCCTTTTTCCTTCTGGCCTTGTACACTTTCGCAAAGCCGCCCTCGCCGAGGAACTCAAGGGGCTCATAGTGGGGGAGAAGCTCGACCGGAAAACCTTTGATGTTTCCACTTCCCCTGTGAGCTCTCTGGAACGCGGAGGAAGTGTCGGGGAAATTTATGAGTCTCCGCGCCATTCCTCCAGGCTTTCTTTCCTCTACAATTGGCCCGCCCTTCAACCTTTCGAGTGCCTTGTTTATTCTGCTCACTATGAGCCGTGCTTCCTCCCCGCCAATCGTCTCGTGCCTTCTCTTGGCCTCCTCAAGGAGCCTTTGAACCTGGGCGCCGGTTATCTTGTAGGTTATCTTCCACTGCCCCCCGAGCCTTCCAACGCCTAAGTCCTCAGGGAAGACCTCCACGTACGCCTCTGGCAGAAACGAAGCGGAATACTCCTTTGGGGCGACGAGCGTGCCTAGGTACTCCTCACCGGAGAGAACCCGTGATATGTATTCCAAATGCCTGTCCTCCCAGTCGGCGGTTCTAAGGAGCTCCTCGAGGTCCCGTATAACCTCATCGGGGAGGAGGTTCCTGACCGGTACCCCTGTTGAGGCGTCGCTCGGGGGCCTTACGGCATCGCAGTAAAATCCAACGAAGTACCATCTGCCGTCGAGAGGGTTCATACTCACAAAGAGCACAATTCCCCTATGGAATCTTTTGGGCCTTTTGAGGATAACTCCGTAGTACTTGTCGGGCGAAAATCCCTCGTAGAAGTTCCACCACTCGTGAGCGTAGCCTGTTTGTCTGACGAACTCGAATCCGGATTCGTACTTTTTCCTAAACGCTTCCCAGTCGAAACCTTTCCAGCGGTTGAAGGACCAGTTTATCTTGGCCACGAGTTTGTCCAAACGATTCAC
This Thermococcus cleftensis DNA region includes the following protein-coding sequences:
- a CDS encoding serine/threonine-protein kinase, whose translation is MDKLVAKINWSFNRWKGFDWEAFRKKYESGFEFVRQTGYAHEWWNFYEGFSPDKYYGVILKRPKRFHRGIVLFVSMNPLDGRWYFVGFYCDAVRPPSDASTGVPVRNLLPDEVIRDLEELLRTADWEDRHLEYISRVLSGEEYLGTLVAPKEYSASFLPEAYVEVFPEDLGVGRLGGQWKITYKITGAQVQRLLEEAKRRHETIGGEEARLIVSRINKALERLKGGPIVEERKPGGMARRLINFPDTSSAFQRAHRGSGNIKGFPVELLPHYEPLEFLGEGGFAKVYKARRKKDGKIVALKIPRIDEKTGKFFIKEVASWYQLNHPNIVTLYEANVYPLPYIEMEFVEGVEVDGELFRDLGAYPKPVPERVAIKLITGIAEGLAHAHSKGIYHLDLKPLNVLLKADLTPKITDWGLAKISARSSLSMHYGYSPLYAAPEQLDEETYGEPDGRTDIYQLGLIFYELLTGELPYKATSPGALVGKILYTKPKPVSEIKEELKKFDGMFERLLAKKKEERYQSIKEFLQALESLAELEKEKGELIKTGLALRRSRSREEFERLKIESVRKTAKVAILAARLNDKAELLAALDDLKFYTRENLDDLLSAIVQVEMLLKEGIPIGSEVEEKVRALVLRIEREVSR